From one Paenibacillus sp. FSL K6-1330 genomic stretch:
- the hemH gene encoding ferrochelatase translates to MKNKIGVLVMSYGTPENMEGIESYYTHIRRGNKPSEEQLKELTDRYEAIVGGVFPLRENTDRQVRTLEDTLNADPRAIDLEFVCYQGLKHAAPYIEDGVEQMVRDGIKEAVGIVLAPHYSTMSIGSYVKRAQAKADELGLEISFVESYHMHPKLIEAFADRVSAKLNQFEEAGADRDSVRVLFSAHSLPERILSIGDPYQEQLLETSKAVAEQAGVKKWQFTWQSAGRTAEPWLGPDILDTLQTLNKEEQVEDVLVAPVGFVSDHLEVLYDLDIEAKSIAKEMDMRLERIDSLNSDPLYMEALSDSVITLIGL, encoded by the coding sequence ATGAAGAACAAGATTGGCGTGTTGGTTATGTCCTACGGTACTCCGGAGAACATGGAAGGAATCGAGAGTTATTATACCCACATCCGTCGCGGGAACAAGCCGTCGGAGGAGCAGCTCAAGGAGCTTACTGACCGCTATGAGGCGATTGTTGGGGGGGTCTTTCCACTCCGGGAGAATACGGACCGACAGGTACGCACGCTGGAGGATACATTAAATGCGGATCCTCGCGCGATCGATCTTGAGTTTGTATGCTATCAGGGACTAAAGCACGCAGCACCGTACATCGAAGATGGTGTTGAGCAAATGGTGCGGGACGGCATTAAGGAAGCCGTCGGCATCGTGCTGGCACCTCATTACTCCACCATGAGCATCGGATCCTACGTGAAGCGCGCTCAAGCCAAAGCGGATGAGTTGGGACTTGAGATCTCGTTTGTGGAGAGCTATCACATGCATCCGAAACTGATCGAGGCCTTTGCCGATCGGGTGTCCGCCAAGCTGAACCAGTTCGAGGAAGCAGGGGCTGACCGGGACAGCGTGAGAGTGCTGTTCAGTGCTCACAGCCTCCCGGAACGCATTTTGTCCATCGGAGATCCCTATCAGGAGCAGCTGCTCGAGACATCCAAAGCCGTAGCCGAACAGGCCGGCGTCAAGAAGTGGCAGTTCACATGGCAAAGTGCTGGTCGGACGGCGGAGCCTTGGCTCGGTCCTGACATTCTGGATACGCTGCAAACGTTGAATAAAGAAGAGCAGGTCGAGGATGTACTGGTTGCGCCGGTCGGTTTCGTCTCGGATCATCTTGAGGTCCTGTACGATCTGGATATTGAAGCCAAAAGCATTGCCAAGGAAATGGATATGCGGCTTGAGCGTATCGACTCCTTGAACAGTGACCCGCTTTACATGGAAGCGCTCAGCGATTCCGTGATCACCTTGATAGGTCTGTAA
- the hemE gene encoding uroporphyrinogen decarboxylase, with protein sequence MTYNDQFIRACRKQEVNHVPVWYMRQAGRYDPEYRKIKEKYSLLEICSQPELAAEVTLMPVRKLGVDAAILYSDIMNPVASIGVDFDIVKNIGPVIDNPIRSAADVEKLRPIDVEGDLGHVLETIRILDKELEVPLITFAGAPFTIASYLIEGRPSKNYLRTKELMYSEPKVWFSLMDKLGDMVIAYLRAHVANGGKAFQLFDSWVGALSPQDFQTFVLPTITRIFAELQDLSVPKIYFPGVSSGELLPTLTHLSTDVIGLDWRVSIAEGRSRLEHKYAVQGNLDPTVLTGPMPVIQQYAKEIIDQGIQEPGFVFNLGHGLFPEASLEKLRELTSYIHEYSAQALHAGAQRS encoded by the coding sequence ATGACCTATAACGATCAATTCATTCGCGCTTGCCGTAAGCAGGAAGTGAATCATGTTCCTGTGTGGTACATGCGTCAAGCGGGACGCTACGACCCGGAGTATCGAAAGATTAAAGAAAAGTACTCCTTACTGGAAATATGCAGTCAACCGGAGCTGGCGGCAGAGGTAACCTTGATGCCCGTACGGAAGCTTGGTGTAGACGCGGCTATTTTATATTCCGATATTATGAATCCCGTTGCCTCAATCGGGGTAGACTTCGATATCGTGAAAAATATCGGCCCGGTGATTGATAATCCGATCCGATCTGCGGCGGATGTAGAGAAACTACGCCCGATTGATGTCGAGGGGGATCTTGGACATGTCCTGGAGACGATCCGTATCCTGGATAAGGAGCTGGAAGTGCCGCTTATCACATTTGCCGGCGCTCCGTTCACGATTGCCAGCTACCTGATCGAAGGCAGACCATCCAAAAATTATCTTCGCACGAAAGAGCTCATGTACAGTGAGCCGAAGGTATGGTTCTCGCTGATGGACAAACTTGGGGATATGGTGATCGCTTATTTGCGTGCCCACGTCGCTAACGGCGGGAAAGCGTTTCAATTGTTCGACAGCTGGGTGGGGGCATTGTCTCCACAGGATTTCCAAACGTTTGTCCTACCAACGATTACGCGTATTTTTGCGGAGCTTCAGGACCTGAGTGTTCCGAAAATTTATTTTCCAGGCGTGAGCTCGGGTGAGCTGCTCCCTACGCTTACGCATCTCAGCACGGATGTCATCGGTCTCGACTGGCGAGTGTCCATTGCAGAAGGACGCAGCCGTTTAGAGCATAAGTATGCTGTTCAGGGCAATCTGGACCCGACCGTTCTGACCGGACCGATGCCGGTCATCCAGCAGTATGCGAAGGAGATTATCGATCAAGGGATTCAGGAGCCCGGCTTTGTGTTTAATCTAGGGCACGGTTTATTCCCGGAGGCTTCGCTAGAGAAACTGCGTGAGTTGACATCGTATATTCACGAATACTCCGCTCAGGCACTGCACGCAGGTGCACAACGCTCTTAA
- a CDS encoding MFS transporter: MTNWKINLIVLWFGQFLVNSGMTMITPFLTLYLAQDLNVVGDREIGLWAGLIFAANFLTSFIFQPIWGKVADKYGRKIMLLRSGFGMALVIACMGFATHPWHLLVLRLLNGTISGFNPAAISLVSSTTPKNRMGFAMGIMQSGQVAGTILGPLIGGLMASWVGFRPIFYITGGLIFAASMLALFLVKENFNREQAAKAPQPSVIAGLKELSHIPQLPALFAVTFLLQFAMISPMALLPLYVQKLHGTAVDIAIWAGFVVAVTGLSNMIASPILGKLSDKVGAHRILTYALIGTGLTLIPQAFVQSVWQLIIVRFMMGVFMGGLLPSVNALIRSYTPDGMESRSFGFNTSSLALGNMLGAVIGGFLSGFIGIEGLFITSGCLLIINMMWVRRKLFSQKPSPKYR; this comes from the coding sequence TTGACCAATTGGAAAATCAATCTCATTGTGCTTTGGTTCGGACAGTTTTTGGTCAACTCCGGGATGACAATGATCACCCCGTTCCTGACATTATACCTGGCGCAAGACCTGAATGTTGTTGGAGACCGGGAAATAGGACTATGGGCAGGATTGATATTCGCCGCCAACTTCCTGACATCATTCATTTTTCAACCGATCTGGGGAAAAGTCGCAGATAAATACGGACGCAAAATCATGCTGCTGCGCTCCGGCTTCGGCATGGCGCTGGTCATTGCCTGCATGGGCTTTGCTACCCATCCATGGCATCTGCTGGTTCTGCGTTTGCTGAACGGTACCATATCGGGATTTAATCCTGCGGCGATATCGCTCGTATCAAGCACGACGCCAAAGAATCGAATGGGATTTGCGATGGGCATCATGCAGTCGGGACAAGTTGCAGGCACCATTCTCGGTCCGTTGATCGGCGGACTCATGGCCAGTTGGGTCGGATTCCGGCCAATCTTCTATATCACCGGCGGACTGATCTTTGCCGCTTCGATGCTTGCCTTGTTCCTGGTTAAAGAAAACTTCAACCGCGAGCAGGCAGCCAAGGCGCCGCAGCCCTCGGTTATTGCCGGGCTTAAAGAGCTGAGCCACATTCCGCAGCTGCCGGCGTTATTCGCCGTCACGTTCCTGCTGCAATTCGCCATGATTAGTCCCATGGCACTGCTCCCGCTGTACGTTCAGAAACTGCATGGAACCGCGGTGGATATTGCGATATGGGCCGGGTTCGTTGTAGCCGTAACGGGGCTGTCAAACATGATCGCCTCCCCGATTCTCGGCAAGCTCAGCGACAAGGTCGGTGCGCACCGCATCTTGACCTACGCCTTGATCGGTACGGGACTTACGCTGATCCCGCAAGCCTTCGTTCAATCGGTGTGGCAGTTGATTATTGTGCGGTTCATGATGGGCGTCTTCATGGGCGGGCTGCTGCCGAGTGTCAACGCGCTGATTCGCTCTTACACGCCGGACGGCATGGAAAGCCGCTCCTTTGGTTTCAATACAAGCTCGCTTGCGCTTGGCAACATGCTGGGCGCGGTGATCGGCGGATTCTTATCCGGTTTCATCGGAATCGAAGGATTGTTTATTACTTCCGGCTGCCTGCTGATCATCAATATGATGTGGGTGAGACGAAAGCTGTTCTCGCAAAAGCCTTCGCCCAAATATCGTTGA
- a CDS encoding O-methyltransferase — MLTTPDDYVNQLYPEDEELQFVIEVIREHGMPEVSVAPVYGRLLTMLVQTAGARNILEIGALGGYSGICLCRGLPADGKLTSLELKEEYAQLAGRHLEKAGFKDQVEYRIGPAADSLEALKQEGRTFDFFFIDADKENYPLYLEYALELANPGALIAGDNCFLRGRTLNSEKNGPSVQAVRRFNEVIATDKRLISTLLPAYDGLILARVKG; from the coding sequence TTGCTTACGACCCCTGATGATTATGTTAACCAATTATACCCTGAAGATGAAGAGCTTCAGTTCGTGATAGAGGTCATCCGCGAGCATGGGATGCCGGAGGTTTCGGTGGCACCGGTATATGGCCGACTGCTGACCATGCTGGTACAGACGGCCGGCGCTAGAAATATTCTCGAAATCGGTGCCCTTGGCGGTTATAGCGGCATCTGTCTGTGCCGAGGGCTTCCTGCGGACGGCAAACTCACCTCACTCGAGCTGAAGGAAGAATATGCGCAACTTGCAGGCAGGCATCTGGAGAAGGCCGGATTCAAGGATCAGGTGGAGTACCGCATCGGTCCGGCGGCGGATAGTCTGGAAGCTTTGAAGCAGGAAGGGCGGACATTCGATTTTTTCTTTATTGATGCGGATAAGGAGAACTATCCTCTGTACTTGGAATATGCCTTGGAGCTTGCGAATCCGGGTGCGCTTATAGCTGGGGATAACTGCTTTTTGCGCGGCAGAACACTGAACTCGGAGAAGAACGGTCCTTCGGTTCAAGCGGTACGCCGGTTTAATGAAGTCATCGCGACGGACAAGAGGCTGATCAGCACGCTGCTGCCCGCTTATGACGGGCTGATCCTTGCACGAGTTAAAGGATGA
- a CDS encoding class I SAM-dependent RNA methyltransferase yields MPRLQLIATAPMGLEAVVARELKELGYTDMEVENGRVTFSGDLIDICRCNLWLRTSDRILVKMGEFKAFTFDELFEGTKALPWEEWIPADGEFPVEGRSHKSQLSSVPACQGIVKKAIVEKLKLSHRTEWFPEDGPRYVVEVSLLKDRAILTLDTTGPALHKRGYRKLVTEAPLKETMASALLQLSRWGPHRPLYDPCCGSGTILIEAAMMAWNIAPGLRRSFPSEHWDIIGDNLWEDAREEAFDAVKDDIPLHIAGSDIDPKAIEVAKAAAKSAGLAGEIDFRVLPAAKAIPEGEYGCIITNPPYGERLSEKEEVERLIRQLGSVTHSLPTWSFFALSPTKQFEHYFGRKADKRRKLFNGRIECQYYQYLGPLPPRNKSAE; encoded by the coding sequence ATGCCTCGATTACAATTGATCGCGACGGCCCCGATGGGGCTGGAAGCTGTCGTTGCCCGCGAGTTGAAAGAGCTCGGGTACACCGACATGGAAGTAGAGAATGGTAGAGTTACCTTTTCAGGTGACCTGATTGATATTTGCCGCTGCAATCTGTGGCTCCGGACGTCGGACCGTATTCTCGTCAAGATGGGTGAGTTTAAAGCCTTTACCTTCGACGAACTCTTTGAAGGAACCAAAGCTCTTCCATGGGAAGAGTGGATTCCGGCGGATGGCGAATTTCCTGTGGAAGGGCGTTCCCATAAATCGCAGCTTAGCAGCGTTCCCGCCTGTCAGGGCATCGTGAAAAAAGCAATCGTGGAGAAGCTGAAGCTCTCGCACCGTACGGAATGGTTTCCCGAGGACGGCCCCCGTTATGTAGTCGAGGTTTCTCTCTTGAAGGATCGAGCCATACTGACCCTTGATACTACAGGACCAGCCCTTCATAAACGTGGCTACCGCAAGCTGGTTACGGAAGCTCCGCTGAAGGAAACCATGGCTTCCGCCCTGCTGCAATTAAGCCGCTGGGGCCCGCATCGTCCGCTGTATGACCCATGCTGCGGTTCGGGCACCATTCTGATCGAAGCCGCCATGATGGCCTGGAATATTGCGCCCGGCCTGCGCCGCTCGTTCCCGTCCGAGCATTGGGATATCATCGGAGACAACCTCTGGGAAGATGCGCGCGAGGAGGCTTTTGACGCTGTGAAGGACGATATTCCGCTGCATATCGCCGGAAGCGATATCGACCCGAAAGCGATCGAAGTAGCCAAAGCCGCCGCCAAAAGTGCGGGACTTGCCGGCGAAATCGACTTTAGAGTCCTCCCTGCTGCCAAAGCCATACCTGAAGGTGAATATGGTTGTATTATCACCAATCCACCCTATGGCGAGCGGTTAAGCGAGAAAGAAGAGGTTGAACGTCTCATTCGCCAGCTCGGATCCGTAACGCATTCACTCCCGACCTGGTCCTTCTTCGCGCTTAGCCCGACCAAGCAATTCGAGCATTACTTCGGCCGCAAGGCGGACAAGCGCCGCAAGCTGTTCAATGGCCGGATCGAATGCCAGTATTATCAATACCTGGGCCCCTTGCCGCCGCGTAACAAATCGGCGGAATAA
- a CDS encoding LTA synthase family protein → MLSSPSWSDIRSRVSKGLHYRYTAYLLFLILMMYKLIMLDHHLHITNMKLDQTDYVIAVGSLLLISFWTLWLPARGRLAALTFLNLLWTGILYADLIYYRYFDDFITVPVLMQAGQVGSLGDSIRSLIHASDLFFFIDWLMIVPFTAVMVFRKRRSTLGTYTLPGENRQHRRNRIIRRLVTGTLVFILGMVMTFIPIKKASNTWAVGLFEGNWWNITLYNVTGLIGFHGYDIYRYGRDHLVGQPKLPEEEINQIKAWFDAKRMEPSDTDALFGKYKGSNVIMIQTEAFMNFVIGQSIGGQEITPNFNRLMKDSMYFSNFYHQTGQGRTSDADFVTHSSLLPLPTGSVFTRYADREYDTLPEILKEQGYGANVFHAYDSSFWNRTTMYREMNYDRFYSKKDFEMNDVQGWSLSDKAFFAQSLDAMKGIKEPFYSFLITLTSHHPYYVPKDGVKLDTGAFEGSIFGNYLQSIHYVDEAFGQFVEQMKQQGLWDNTILIIYGDHDNSIKEKADYEKFLGRELNALDMEQIMNQVPLLIRLPDGKQAGVYPEAAGMMNVTPSILHLLGVPKEPYYWIGSHLLDNKPRLIPLRSGAFSDEKVFYLPTETAGLEGGTCYDLATRQPTDIQACREGYDKTQEQLRISDQVITYDLLKLFKSQGEANAR, encoded by the coding sequence GTGCTCTCATCCCCATCATGGAGCGATATCCGAAGCCGGGTCTCCAAAGGGCTGCATTACCGATACACCGCATATTTATTATTCCTTATCCTCATGATGTACAAGCTGATCATGCTTGATCATCATCTCCATATTACCAACATGAAGCTGGATCAGACAGACTATGTGATCGCTGTTGGCTCGCTCCTGCTGATCTCCTTCTGGACCTTGTGGCTTCCGGCAAGAGGCCGGCTTGCGGCCTTAACTTTCTTAAATCTCTTATGGACGGGGATTCTGTACGCCGATTTGATCTATTATCGCTACTTCGATGATTTCATTACAGTGCCGGTACTTATGCAGGCCGGACAAGTCGGTTCCCTCGGGGATAGCATTCGTTCCCTGATTCATGCGTCCGATCTGTTCTTTTTTATCGATTGGCTTATGATCGTCCCATTTACTGCCGTGATGGTGTTCCGCAAACGGAGATCCACCTTGGGAACTTACACTCTCCCGGGTGAAAATCGCCAGCATCGGCGGAACCGGATCATTCGCCGTTTGGTAACAGGCACACTTGTGTTCATCCTCGGCATGGTCATGACTTTCATTCCGATCAAGAAAGCGTCCAATACATGGGCCGTTGGCCTCTTTGAAGGCAATTGGTGGAATATTACGCTGTATAATGTGACGGGACTGATCGGCTTTCACGGTTATGATATCTACCGTTATGGACGAGATCATCTCGTGGGGCAGCCCAAGCTTCCGGAAGAGGAAATCAATCAGATCAAGGCATGGTTTGATGCTAAACGTATGGAGCCGTCCGATACGGACGCCTTGTTTGGCAAGTATAAAGGCAGCAATGTCATCATGATTCAGACGGAGGCCTTCATGAATTTTGTCATCGGCCAGTCGATCGGGGGGCAGGAAATCACCCCTAACTTCAACCGTTTGATGAAGGACAGTATGTATTTCAGCAATTTTTATCATCAAACCGGTCAAGGGCGAACGTCCGACGCGGACTTTGTCACGCACAGCTCCTTGCTTCCGCTGCCTACAGGTTCCGTATTTACGCGATATGCTGATCGCGAGTACGATACCCTTCCGGAGATTCTGAAAGAACAGGGCTATGGCGCAAACGTGTTCCATGCCTATGACAGCAGCTTCTGGAACCGTACCACAATGTACCGAGAAATGAATTACGACCGGTTTTACAGCAAGAAAGATTTTGAAATGAACGATGTGCAGGGATGGTCATTGAGCGACAAAGCGTTCTTCGCGCAATCGCTGGATGCGATGAAAGGCATCAAAGAGCCCTTCTATTCCTTCCTGATTACGTTAACGAGCCATCATCCGTATTATGTCCCCAAGGATGGGGTGAAGCTGGATACAGGGGCTTTTGAAGGCTCAATATTCGGGAACTATTTGCAGTCGATCCACTATGTTGACGAAGCATTCGGCCAGTTTGTCGAGCAGATGAAACAGCAAGGACTGTGGGATAACACCATATTGATCATCTATGGGGATCACGACAATTCGATCAAAGAAAAAGCGGACTATGAGAAATTCCTGGGACGAGAACTGAATGCACTCGACATGGAGCAAATCATGAATCAGGTTCCCCTGCTCATCCGCCTGCCTGATGGGAAGCAAGCCGGAGTATATCCGGAAGCCGCTGGCATGATGAACGTGACACCAAGTATTCTTCATCTTCTCGGCGTGCCAAAAGAACCGTATTACTGGATCGGAAGCCATCTGTTGGATAACAAGCCGCGTCTAATTCCGCTGCGCAGCGGCGCATTCTCCGATGAGAAAGTGTTCTACCTGCCAACCGAAACGGCCGGACTTGAAGGGGGAACCTGCTACGATCTTGCGACGCGTCAGCCGACCGATATTCAGGCCTGCCGTGAAGGTTATGATAAGACACAGGAGCAGCTGCGTATTTCCGATCAAGTGATCACGTATGACCTGCTGAAGTTATTTAAATCACAGGGCGAAGCGAATGCCCGATAA
- a CDS encoding serine hydrolase domain-containing protein, which translates to MRKKWTYVVVTVLAFLLPTWGNVVEADEGMTDKVALYMKAMMEEYQIPGLSVAIVQDGDTLYTNSYGVTAEGSTVSSNTPFFLGSISKSMTALGIVQLVESGQVDLDESIGTYLPWFAAEASSEASSITIRQLLAQTSGYSTYTGMEYSDVGAKDASALKENVRNLSHAKLSRAPGEQHQYSNANYMILGAVLEEVSGQSYADYMEQHVFGPLGMSTAAADEERAVRSGFEQGYQSWFGYPRVSSVPYDNSGASYGYITASIDDMARYLQFLLQDNDMLLRREYKELLLSPLVQHRPDRAYGFGWRISETDQGETLVWHSGSTPEARAEIFFIPDRGVGAVILTNKNHILEEARLSQVSKDLRGILDGQDPKPPSAGVHPMIWGLAGTLFILLAILIWLLLRMKKRNLKLYLTLPLSLVLFAMSAGIIPLFTRLTSSPWNSIRLFAPDIAYMTLGIVASLAWMGLVLMYGTLVNRRKHLESVTRRA; encoded by the coding sequence ATGAGAAAGAAGTGGACGTATGTCGTTGTAACCGTTCTAGCATTTCTACTTCCGACATGGGGGAACGTTGTCGAAGCGGATGAAGGCATGACCGATAAGGTTGCCCTCTACATGAAAGCGATGATGGAGGAATATCAAATTCCGGGCCTTTCCGTTGCCATCGTACAGGATGGGGACACGCTGTATACAAACAGTTATGGCGTTACAGCAGAAGGCAGCACGGTCAGCTCCAATACTCCATTTTTCCTCGGATCCATCTCCAAATCCATGACGGCGTTAGGGATTGTCCAGCTTGTGGAGTCGGGCCAGGTCGACTTGGATGAGTCCATTGGGACCTATCTGCCATGGTTTGCGGCCGAAGCGTCTTCCGAGGCGTCGTCAATAACGATAAGGCAATTGCTTGCTCAGACGAGCGGATATAGTACATATACGGGCATGGAGTATTCCGATGTGGGTGCGAAGGATGCTTCTGCCCTGAAAGAGAATGTGCGCAATCTCTCCCACGCGAAGCTTAGCAGAGCGCCAGGGGAACAACATCAATACAGTAACGCCAATTATATGATCCTGGGTGCAGTTCTGGAGGAGGTGTCGGGTCAATCCTATGCCGATTATATGGAGCAGCATGTGTTTGGCCCGCTGGGCATGAGTACAGCTGCAGCCGATGAGGAGCGGGCGGTTCGATCCGGGTTTGAACAAGGGTATCAATCCTGGTTCGGCTATCCGCGAGTGAGCAGCGTTCCCTATGACAATAGCGGTGCTTCTTATGGTTATATCACGGCGAGTATCGACGATATGGCACGGTATCTCCAATTTTTGCTCCAAGATAACGACATGTTGCTTCGTCGAGAATATAAGGAGCTGCTCCTGTCGCCTCTAGTTCAGCATCGACCGGATCGCGCCTATGGTTTTGGCTGGAGAATAAGCGAGACGGACCAAGGCGAGACTCTGGTATGGCATTCCGGATCAACGCCGGAGGCACGGGCGGAAATCTTCTTCATCCCTGATCGGGGCGTAGGGGCCGTTATTTTAACCAACAAGAATCACATTTTGGAGGAAGCCAGATTGTCTCAGGTCTCAAAGGATTTGAGGGGGATACTAGACGGACAAGACCCGAAACCTCCTTCCGCTGGAGTCCATCCGATGATTTGGGGATTGGCGGGAACTTTGTTCATCCTGCTCGCTATTCTGATATGGTTGCTGCTAAGAATGAAGAAACGCAACTTGAAGTTATATCTCACGCTTCCGCTGAGTTTGGTTCTATTTGCGATGTCAGCTGGCATCATTCCGCTCTTCACGCGTCTGACAAGCTCCCCTTGGAATTCCATACGACTCTTTGCACCTGACATTGCCTATATGACACTCGGGATTGTTGCTAGCCTGGCATGGATGGGGCTTGTGCTGATGTACGGAACGCTTGTCAATCGGAGAAAACATCTTGAGTCGGTTACCCGCCGGGCTTGA
- a CDS encoding PadR family transcriptional regulator: MDRTSLIKGHLEMCVLAILSHGKSYGYEIMKELEKHRLKLKGVGSIYPILSKLKDQGWVTDTREFSESGKARVYYEITPSGDLFLDKKIQEWQELQQDIRSLLSSNVQRFEDGVEQESQRS, from the coding sequence ATGGATAGAACAAGTTTAATTAAAGGGCATTTGGAAATGTGCGTATTGGCCATTCTGAGTCATGGAAAGAGTTATGGTTACGAGATTATGAAGGAGCTGGAGAAACACCGACTGAAATTGAAGGGAGTAGGAAGCATTTATCCAATCCTGTCCAAGCTGAAAGATCAGGGATGGGTGACGGATACGAGGGAGTTTAGCGAGAGCGGTAAAGCCAGAGTGTATTACGAAATAACGCCTAGCGGAGATTTGTTTCTGGATAAGAAAATTCAGGAGTGGCAGGAGCTGCAGCAGGATATTCGATCATTGCTTTCATCGAATGTGCAGCGTTTTGAAGATGGCGTGGAACAGGAGAGCCAGAGATCATGA
- a CDS encoding DUF1450 domain-containing protein, whose protein sequence is MANDIRVCEKCRHTKLKTMIPKIKKMVPDADIKIGCKSYCGPCGKRAFMYINGRYVSAPTEDEVLAKALPFVK, encoded by the coding sequence ATGGCTAATGATATTCGAGTCTGCGAGAAGTGCAGACATACGAAGTTGAAGACAATGATCCCGAAAATTAAGAAAATGGTACCGGATGCCGACATTAAGATCGGCTGTAAATCCTATTGCGGTCCTTGCGGCAAACGAGCATTTATGTATATCAATGGCCGTTATGTCAGCGCGCCTACAGAGGATGAAGTGCTGGCAAAGGCGCTGCCTTTTGTGAAATAA
- a CDS encoding iron-sulfur cluster assembly accessory protein — protein sequence MKCKITRNAAKVLKRELDKEENKNKKLRVLVTHAHGDHAHYGLDLDTPKENDVIVSTDKEIDVILEAGQPFLDGVKIDYLYFPEEGFVITNPSQGNHGDH from the coding sequence GTGAAATGTAAAATTACCCGTAATGCCGCCAAGGTGTTAAAGCGAGAGCTGGACAAGGAAGAGAACAAGAATAAGAAACTCCGCGTGCTGGTTACCCATGCGCATGGCGATCATGCCCACTACGGCCTGGATCTGGACACGCCTAAGGAAAATGATGTCATCGTATCCACAGATAAAGAGATCGACGTCATTTTGGAGGCAGGACAACCTTTCCTGGACGGCGTCAAAATCGACTATCTTTATTTTCCTGAGGAAGGCTTTGTAATTACGAATCCGTCCCAAGGCAATCACGGCGACCACTAG